Proteins encoded by one window of Chondromyces crocatus:
- the cdaA gene encoding diadenylate cyclase CdaA, which translates to MIEGFLRLFSARPPLQIFRDLLDIFIVAYVVYRALLVLRGTRAMQMGLGLGIVFLVYLGAKVFRLTTLLSLLSWLLSSIILIVVVVFQNDIRRALIRVGGKAWFSAGREQQSRVIDEVVAAATELARHRMGAIIAFEQDANVLEFVKSEGILIDSLVTRELLVSLFVPESVNKLHDGAVLIRDLKIARAGVFFPMPETKILDASLGSRHRAALGITEETDAVVVVVSEERGTISFCFSGNIVSNLDGQSLKHALLGLFGRSSRKRRFARRPTRTSLLTSGPPSIPTPRSATTTPTGESQVGKPAALTRSGASDKLAPKSSMPLVTTTTKLPTSTPMKPAEVRSSVVHDTERLSGERSRPAVTDMPAGKLAEPRGETKSTPSPESGDDAEARLSPPVPSQRTFVPTGSSGSTPHRDDS; encoded by the coding sequence ATGATCGAAGGCTTTCTTCGTCTATTTTCAGCCAGACCTCCACTGCAAATCTTCCGAGATCTGCTCGACATCTTCATTGTCGCCTACGTCGTGTACCGCGCGCTGCTGGTGCTGCGAGGGACGCGCGCGATGCAGATGGGCCTGGGGCTCGGGATCGTCTTTCTTGTCTATCTCGGCGCCAAGGTCTTCAGGCTCACGACGCTCCTGAGCCTCCTCTCGTGGCTGCTCTCCTCGATCATCCTGATCGTCGTCGTCGTCTTTCAGAACGACATCCGCCGCGCGCTGATCCGGGTCGGTGGGAAGGCGTGGTTCTCCGCCGGTCGTGAGCAGCAGTCCCGGGTCATCGACGAGGTGGTCGCCGCTGCGACCGAGCTCGCGCGTCATCGCATGGGAGCGATCATCGCCTTCGAGCAGGACGCGAACGTGCTGGAGTTCGTGAAGAGCGAAGGCATCCTGATCGACTCCCTGGTCACCCGGGAGCTGCTCGTCTCGCTGTTCGTCCCGGAGTCGGTGAACAAACTGCACGATGGTGCCGTGCTCATTCGCGATCTGAAGATCGCGCGCGCGGGTGTGTTCTTCCCGATGCCAGAGACCAAGATCCTGGATGCCAGCCTCGGCTCTCGCCATCGCGCCGCGCTGGGGATCACGGAGGAGACCGACGCCGTGGTGGTGGTGGTCAGCGAGGAGCGCGGGACCATCAGCTTCTGCTTCAGCGGCAACATCGTCTCGAACCTCGACGGCCAGTCGCTGAAGCATGCTCTCCTCGGGCTGTTCGGGCGCTCCTCGCGCAAGCGCCGCTTTGCTCGTCGACCCACGCGGACGTCGCTGCTCACCAGTGGGCCGCCGTCGATCCCGACACCTCGCTCGGCCACCACCACGCCGACCGGGGAATCCCAGGTCGGCAAGCCGGCCGCTTTGACGCGCTCGGGCGCGTCGGACAAGCTCGCCCCGAAGTCCTCCATGCCCCTGGTGACGACCACGACCAAGCTGCCCACCTCGACCCCCATGAAGCCGGCAGAGGTTCGCTCCTCGGTCGTCCACGACACCGAGCGACTCTCGGGTGAACGCTCGCGGCCTGCGGTGACGGACATGCCCGCAGGAAAGCTGGCCGAGCCACGAGGTGAGACGAAGAGCACGCCCTCGCCCGAGAGCGGTGACGACGCCGAGGCGCGACTTTCGCCACCCGTCCCCAGTCAGCGCACCTTCGTGCCGACGGGCTCCAGTGGCAGCACCCCCCACCGGGACGACTCGTGA
- the folP gene encoding dihydropteroate synthase, with product MGVLNRTPDSFSDGGRFTSDAAASAYIEAMLAEGADIIDIGAESTRPGSEHVSDRDQIARLGSGVRDAVRRGALVSIDTTSAAVAEYALDEGAAVVNTVSLDAAAALGALCSRYDAALVLMHSRGTMGDMKGFSAYADDAYQDVVADVAREWTAAAELAVGAGLPRGELVFDPGFGFAKNARHSLELVARLRELCALGFPVLVGPSRKSFLARAATHEDSGLPEAAPEQRLGATIAACVACAERGAAIVRVHDVAPVRQALALSAAVSRVERGAATHGSKASADALHGSLAIPRRDEGTRR from the coding sequence ATGGGTGTGTTGAACAGGACGCCGGACTCTTTTTCCGACGGCGGCCGGTTCACCAGTGATGCGGCTGCAAGTGCGTACATCGAGGCGATGCTTGCCGAAGGGGCGGACATCATCGACATCGGCGCAGAATCGACGCGACCTGGCTCGGAGCATGTGTCGGATCGCGACCAGATCGCCCGGCTCGGCAGCGGTGTGCGCGATGCCGTCAGGCGGGGCGCCCTGGTATCGATCGATACGACGTCTGCGGCGGTCGCCGAGTATGCCCTCGATGAAGGGGCGGCAGTGGTCAACACGGTCTCCCTCGATGCCGCGGCGGCCCTCGGAGCCCTCTGTTCTCGTTACGATGCGGCGCTCGTCTTGATGCACAGCCGGGGGACGATGGGAGACATGAAGGGCTTCTCGGCCTACGCAGACGATGCCTACCAGGATGTCGTCGCGGATGTCGCGCGCGAGTGGACGGCGGCGGCCGAGCTTGCGGTGGGTGCAGGCCTCCCGCGAGGCGAGCTCGTCTTCGATCCTGGTTTCGGCTTCGCGAAGAATGCTCGCCATTCGCTCGAGCTCGTCGCGCGGCTGCGCGAGCTTTGCGCGCTCGGGTTCCCGGTGCTGGTCGGTCCGAGTCGAAAGTCGTTCCTTGCGCGGGCAGCAACCCACGAAGATTCCGGGCTGCCCGAAGCAGCGCCCGAGCAGCGGCTCGGCGCGACCATCGCCGCTTGCGTCGCCTGCGCGGAGCGAGGGGCTGCCATCGTGCGTGTGCACGACGTCGCGCCGGTCCGTCAGGCCCTCGCGCTGAGCGCGGCCGTGTCACGGGTGGAGCGCGGTGCTGCCACGCACGGATCCAAAGCTTCTGCAGATGCTCTCCACGGGTCTCTCGCCATCCCTCGACGTGATGAGGGCACGCGCCGATGA
- a CDS encoding HDIG domain-containing metalloprotein, with amino-acid sequence MLRTRLRAGPVAGFVVSVLFALVVTGISVADLYLPSLVPRMGSPAPFTLRLPYGPRIVRDTQHRLVYEHTRLIVPRGTVLHEWDDNHRAAFAYESIRRPPTTGRLGSLYVLYFIIGMMLTAYLRRFGQSRVHLLRAQVGLLGLMAGSLVFAKALLLFTALPEFWIPVAALPLWVALAFDRRTAFLVEVGGAFIAASLLRFDLILLCVLLVRGIASTLFFLDRKHPRQMLIAGALAGVAGAIGMVALTVIFEGRFSIGADLARGLSSNVLACVGGGVLAGLLARALREPAERVMGHVSRDKLLDLTDLEHPLLKKMAAEAPGSWEHARTMANLAEAAAAAIGADALLTRVGAYYHDLGKTVQSKYFIENLGPGERSPHEDLDPDVSADAIMAHVVMGTKILRDGHIPEPVVEFAYTHHGTQMVEFFWHKCKEQGNPKGLTEEHFRYPGMKPQTKETAILMLVDSIEAASRTVWPPEQKKFEEMIQRVVFHKLAGGQLDESGLTLQDLRILSSRMASTLVNMSHGRIKYPWQREAERARATQAQSVATPLPAVTPSPKAVDAPSAEPTESSRLSQSEVAEPPVSRRSAPKPADTGSPAPESGSRKQDR; translated from the coding sequence ATGCTGCGCACGCGTCTTCGGGCAGGGCCGGTCGCCGGCTTCGTCGTGAGCGTCCTCTTCGCCCTGGTCGTCACAGGGATAAGCGTGGCGGATCTCTACCTGCCTTCGCTCGTCCCGAGGATGGGCTCACCGGCGCCCTTCACGCTGCGGCTGCCCTACGGCCCACGGATCGTGCGCGATACCCAGCATCGTCTGGTCTACGAGCACACGCGGCTCATCGTTCCGCGTGGGACCGTGCTCCACGAGTGGGACGACAACCACCGCGCGGCCTTCGCCTACGAGTCCATTCGCCGTCCGCCCACGACGGGACGTCTCGGAAGCCTTTACGTTCTCTACTTCATCATCGGCATGATGCTGACCGCCTACCTCAGGCGGTTCGGGCAGAGCCGGGTCCACCTGCTCCGAGCGCAGGTCGGGCTCCTCGGCTTGATGGCCGGCTCCCTCGTCTTCGCCAAGGCGCTGCTGCTGTTCACCGCCTTGCCCGAGTTCTGGATACCCGTCGCCGCGTTGCCACTCTGGGTCGCGCTTGCCTTCGACAGACGCACGGCGTTTCTCGTGGAGGTCGGAGGAGCGTTCATCGCGGCATCCCTCCTTCGTTTCGACCTGATCCTCCTCTGCGTTCTCCTCGTCCGCGGGATCGCCTCGACGCTGTTCTTCCTCGATCGCAAGCATCCTCGTCAGATGCTGATCGCTGGAGCGCTCGCAGGGGTCGCCGGGGCGATCGGGATGGTCGCGCTGACCGTGATCTTCGAAGGCCGATTCAGCATCGGCGCCGATCTGGCACGCGGCTTGAGTTCAAATGTGCTCGCCTGCGTCGGTGGTGGCGTGCTCGCAGGGTTGCTGGCGCGCGCGCTGCGCGAGCCCGCCGAGCGGGTGATGGGTCATGTCTCTCGGGACAAGCTGCTCGACCTCACGGACCTCGAGCACCCACTGCTCAAAAAGATGGCCGCGGAGGCACCAGGAAGCTGGGAGCACGCGCGCACGATGGCCAACCTCGCGGAGGCGGCCGCCGCAGCGATCGGCGCGGATGCGCTGCTCACGCGGGTCGGCGCGTACTACCACGACCTCGGCAAGACGGTTCAGAGCAAGTACTTCATCGAGAACCTGGGACCAGGAGAGCGCTCACCTCATGAGGATCTGGACCCGGACGTCAGCGCAGACGCCATCATGGCGCACGTCGTGATGGGAACGAAGATCCTGCGCGACGGCCACATCCCCGAGCCGGTGGTGGAGTTCGCCTACACGCATCACGGCACGCAGATGGTGGAGTTCTTCTGGCACAAGTGCAAAGAGCAGGGGAATCCCAAGGGGCTCACCGAGGAACACTTCCGTTATCCCGGGATGAAGCCGCAGACGAAGGAGACGGCGATCTTGATGCTCGTCGACTCCATCGAGGCCGCATCACGGACGGTGTGGCCACCCGAGCAAAAGAAGTTCGAGGAGATGATCCAGCGCGTCGTCTTCCACAAGCTCGCCGGTGGTCAGCTCGACGAGTCTGGCCTGACCCTTCAGGATCTCCGCATCCTCTCCTCCCGGATGGCCTCCACCCTCGTGAACATGTCGCACGGCCGGATCAAGTACCCCTGGCAGCGCGAGGCAGAGCGGGCGCGGGCGACCCAGGCTCAATCGGTCGCGACGCCGCTGCCAGCCGTGACGCCCAGCCCGAAGGCGGTCGACGCTCCCAGCGCAGAACCCACCGAGTCGAGTCGACTCTCGCAGAGCGAGGTGGCCGAGCCCCCCGTATCACGACGCTCGGCTCCGAAACCGGCGGACACCGGCAGTCCCGCGCCCGAGAGTGGCTCTCGGAAGCAGGATCGCTGA
- a CDS encoding acyl-CoA dehydrogenase family protein produces MSSIIDRSLIKTLFQGVATQEGLFPFPEVNADERERVAALLDRVRRYFKAHVDSARIDQESRIPNDVLEGLKSLGLMGLRVPPRYGGTGLSNTAYARVTQELGGLDAAVAATLGAHQTIGLTGILRFGSNEQKQRFLPGLAVGAQLAAFALTESNSGSDTAAVRTSAIRSPDGSHYVLQGSKRWVTNGGMADVFTIIARTSAPEEGNKPRLTAFLVERGPGVRSGPEERKLGIRGASTTEIVLESARVPTENMLSGVGQGFPVAMECLNSGRLSIAAGCLGACQALLQLAIERVQERRAFGRHIGGFGLIKDKVATMLASTYALESMVYATTGMLDAGQVDGFLEIAICKLSASETLWVVANETLQIAAGIGYAQNYPYERLLRDARSNLILGGTSEILRTSIAVSAMGHVRQERESATPIRRKPSQYLGILGDLAAHKARSVLERVRTSRVHPQLRHEAAVYEARARELGACVERALQEYGHEVSEMQSIHKRLTDIAMDLFGLGACLARTTRMIERRGEEGARREVDATKLFARMAQQRMQQQMTELQTNDDPLRNSVAERAYADRAYPFDIL; encoded by the coding sequence ATGTCCTCGATCATCGATCGCAGCCTGATCAAGACACTCTTCCAAGGCGTTGCGACCCAGGAGGGGCTCTTCCCCTTCCCCGAAGTGAACGCAGACGAGCGTGAGCGCGTCGCCGCGCTCCTCGACCGCGTGCGCCGATATTTCAAAGCGCATGTGGACAGCGCCCGCATCGACCAGGAGAGCCGGATCCCGAACGACGTGCTGGAGGGGCTGAAGTCGCTCGGACTGATGGGTCTGCGAGTTCCCCCGAGGTACGGCGGCACCGGCCTGAGCAACACGGCCTACGCGCGCGTGACGCAGGAACTCGGTGGGCTCGACGCGGCGGTCGCTGCCACGCTGGGCGCGCACCAGACCATCGGGCTCACAGGGATCCTGCGCTTCGGCTCGAACGAGCAGAAGCAGCGCTTCCTCCCTGGCCTCGCGGTCGGAGCGCAGCTCGCAGCGTTCGCGCTGACGGAGTCGAACTCCGGCTCCGACACGGCCGCGGTGCGGACCAGCGCGATCCGCTCACCGGATGGCAGCCACTATGTCCTCCAGGGTTCCAAGCGGTGGGTCACCAACGGGGGGATGGCCGATGTCTTCACCATCATCGCGCGGACGTCGGCTCCGGAAGAAGGAAACAAGCCTCGCTTGACGGCGTTCCTCGTGGAGCGAGGCCCCGGGGTCAGGAGCGGCCCGGAAGAGCGCAAGCTCGGCATTCGAGGCGCATCGACCACGGAGATCGTCCTGGAGAGCGCTCGCGTACCCACCGAAAACATGCTCAGCGGCGTCGGCCAAGGCTTTCCTGTCGCGATGGAATGCCTGAACAGTGGGAGGCTCAGCATCGCGGCAGGATGCCTCGGAGCATGTCAGGCACTCCTCCAGCTGGCCATCGAGCGTGTCCAGGAGCGTCGTGCGTTCGGTCGACACATCGGAGGCTTCGGGCTCATCAAAGACAAAGTCGCCACGATGCTGGCCTCGACCTACGCCCTGGAATCGATGGTCTATGCAACGACGGGAATGCTCGACGCCGGACAGGTCGACGGGTTCCTGGAGATCGCCATCTGCAAACTTTCCGCCAGCGAGACCCTCTGGGTCGTGGCCAACGAGACCCTGCAGATCGCGGCCGGCATCGGCTACGCACAGAACTACCCGTACGAGCGCCTCTTGCGGGACGCACGCAGCAACCTCATCCTCGGCGGAACAAGCGAGATCCTCCGGACCTCCATCGCCGTCTCCGCGATGGGTCACGTTCGTCAGGAGCGCGAGTCTGCTACGCCCATCCGCCGCAAGCCGAGCCAGTACCTGGGTATCCTCGGGGACCTGGCCGCACACAAGGCCCGCTCCGTACTGGAGCGCGTGCGGACGAGCCGCGTTCATCCGCAGCTTCGCCACGAAGCGGCGGTTTACGAGGCCCGCGCACGCGAGCTGGGAGCCTGTGTCGAAAGAGCGCTCCAGGAGTACGGGCACGAAGTCTCCGAGATGCAGTCCATCCACAAGAGACTGACGGACATCGCCATGGATCTCTTTGGCCTCGGCGCCTGCCTTGCCCGGACGACCCGCATGATCGAGCGCCGTGGAGAAGAGGGCGCACGTCGAGAGGTCGACGCGACGAAGCTCTTCGCCAGGATGGCTCAACAGCGAATGCAGCAGCAGATGACCGAACTGCAGACGAACGACGACCCACTGCGAAACTCGGTCGCCGAGCGAGCCTACGCAGACCGCGCATACCCGTTCGACATCCTCTGA
- a CDS encoding DUF362 domain-containing protein, with the protein MQTNALWPEADAAKLMLHRAMEELTGKSEIGQAFARFVSKSDKVAIKTNGIAGKNGATMATNKELILEIVHGVIAAGVPPENIVIFEQYPSFLAGTRCADRNRVLDPAFPAGITAMVHENKDATMPEIRVCGIPTKFVRPFTDATAVINVTLIKDHGICGYTGCLKNITHGSTINPHAFHAHNASPQIAELYAQSVVRSRVRLHITDGFKLIYDEGPLDKNKKRRVLHESVYVSTDPVAMDVIGWGVIEEWRRNHSLPTLKDAGREPTYIRVAGDLGLGVFDKNHILLREVSI; encoded by the coding sequence ATGCAGACCAATGCATTGTGGCCTGAAGCCGACGCCGCGAAATTGATGCTCCATCGCGCGATGGAAGAGCTGACGGGAAAATCAGAGATCGGCCAAGCATTCGCTCGCTTTGTGTCGAAGTCCGACAAGGTCGCCATCAAGACCAACGGGATCGCCGGGAAAAACGGCGCGACAATGGCGACGAACAAAGAGCTGATTCTAGAGATCGTTCACGGGGTGATCGCGGCGGGCGTACCCCCGGAAAATATCGTCATCTTCGAGCAATATCCTTCCTTTCTCGCCGGGACGCGGTGCGCGGACCGGAACCGAGTTCTGGATCCCGCTTTCCCTGCAGGGATCACGGCGATGGTCCATGAGAACAAGGACGCGACGATGCCGGAGATTCGCGTGTGCGGCATCCCCACGAAATTCGTTCGCCCGTTCACGGATGCCACGGCCGTCATCAATGTGACCCTCATCAAGGATCACGGGATCTGCGGCTACACGGGCTGTCTCAAGAACATCACGCACGGCTCGACGATCAACCCACACGCATTCCATGCCCACAATGCAAGCCCACAGATCGCCGAGCTCTACGCGCAGAGTGTCGTGCGGAGTCGCGTCCGACTTCACATCACGGACGGGTTCAAGCTCATCTACGACGAAGGCCCGCTGGACAAGAACAAGAAGCGGCGCGTGCTGCACGAGTCGGTCTACGTTTCCACCGATCCGGTGGCCATGGATGTCATTGGGTGGGGGGTCATCGAAGAGTGGCGCCGGAATCACTCGCTGCCGACATTGAAAGATGCGGGTCGCGAGCCCACGTACATTCGTGTGGCCGGCGATCTTGGGCTCGGCGTGTTCGATAAGAACCACATCCTGCTGCGTGAAGTGTCCATCTAG
- a CDS encoding ComEA family DNA-binding protein yields the protein MIKLEHSDEGEPPAVDATASRHELWKRALGAIAQSTWLPVGARVVTGLVGVLALAMIGSGQAFFSIPVVGAAPSIPTTLAAGESEGRPTGEPSAQGDHAAELASAPTPGTPDGTVLDGGIADAEVPATAVLPDGRVVLNLASAEDLRRLPGIGPTKAAGILALRMKLKRFRKIEDLRRVKGIGRRSLERLRPLCVVDPP from the coding sequence ATGATCAAATTGGAACATTCCGACGAGGGTGAGCCTCCCGCTGTGGACGCGACAGCATCCAGACACGAACTCTGGAAACGGGCACTCGGGGCGATCGCTCAATCGACCTGGCTCCCCGTTGGCGCCCGGGTCGTTACGGGCCTTGTCGGCGTTCTTGCTCTGGCGATGATCGGCTCGGGGCAGGCCTTTTTCTCGATCCCCGTCGTGGGGGCTGCTCCCAGCATCCCCACGACGCTGGCTGCTGGAGAAAGCGAGGGGCGACCGACCGGAGAACCCAGCGCTCAAGGGGATCATGCTGCCGAACTCGCCAGCGCCCCGACGCCTGGTACGCCGGACGGCACGGTGCTCGACGGCGGGATCGCAGATGCAGAAGTCCCGGCGACCGCGGTCTTGCCGGATGGGCGGGTTGTTCTCAACCTCGCAAGCGCGGAGGACCTCCGGCGACTCCCGGGGATAGGACCGACCAAGGCCGCAGGAATCCTCGCGCTGCGAATGAAACTGAAACGCTTCCGGAAAATCGAGGATTTGAGGAGAGTGAAGGGCATCGGCAGGCGCTCGCTCGAGCGGTTGCGGCCGCTATGCGTCGTGGACCCACCGTAG
- a CDS encoding UDP-N-acetylmuramate--L-alanine ligase encodes MHVHFIGVAGSGMGALAGLFKAAGHDVSGSDVAFHPPMGPALERWGIRLLPGFDAAHLDPRPDLVVVGNVCRPNNPEARAAIDAGLPTTTMAHALAEHLLRGRTPLVVAGTHGKTTTSALCAWLLHQGGRDPAFLIGGLPKNFDASFRLSQSTSNRGLQLALGQGGAVRANPFVIEGDEYDTAFFEKTPKFWHYRPQVGIITSIEHDHIDIYPDESSYLAAFRGFVERIPEGGLIIAAAHDRHVVETVSSTARAPIAWFALEGDDTHGMPPHWLAAPSGADSAGQSFDLFAGGVFAGRFGLKIPGLHNVRNAVAALAAAAQGFGIPLGTLGPALPQFEGVRRRQDLVFEVDGLRVYDDFAHHPTAVDETLKGLRTKHASGRLWAVFEPRSATACRGLHQQAYEHAFDAADRIVLAPLGRSDIPADEQLDRPRLAAALKSRGKDADAATSIDAIVDSIARDALPGDTIALLSNGSFGGIHEKLRARLAKKQDEG; translated from the coding sequence ATGCATGTGCATTTCATCGGGGTCGCCGGGTCAGGCATGGGCGCACTCGCGGGCCTCTTCAAGGCAGCCGGTCATGATGTCTCGGGCTCGGACGTCGCGTTCCACCCCCCCATGGGGCCCGCACTGGAGCGCTGGGGGATCCGACTCCTGCCTGGTTTCGACGCAGCTCACCTGGATCCGCGTCCCGACCTGGTCGTGGTTGGCAATGTCTGTCGACCGAACAACCCGGAAGCGCGCGCGGCCATCGACGCGGGCTTGCCGACCACGACCATGGCCCACGCGCTGGCGGAACATCTTCTGCGCGGTCGAACCCCGCTCGTCGTCGCTGGAACCCATGGCAAGACGACCACCAGCGCCTTGTGTGCTTGGCTCCTGCACCAGGGAGGGCGAGATCCAGCGTTCCTCATCGGTGGCTTGCCCAAGAACTTCGACGCGAGCTTTCGCCTCTCTCAGTCCACGTCGAACCGTGGTCTCCAGCTCGCCCTGGGGCAAGGCGGCGCTGTACGCGCAAACCCCTTCGTGATCGAAGGGGACGAGTACGACACCGCGTTCTTCGAGAAGACGCCCAAGTTCTGGCACTATCGGCCCCAGGTCGGCATCATCACCTCGATCGAGCACGATCACATCGACATCTATCCGGACGAGTCGTCATACCTTGCGGCATTTCGTGGATTCGTGGAGCGGATCCCGGAGGGTGGATTGATCATCGCTGCAGCCCACGACCGACACGTCGTGGAGACGGTATCGTCGACAGCACGCGCTCCCATCGCCTGGTTTGCTCTGGAGGGCGATGACACCCATGGCATGCCTCCTCATTGGCTGGCTGCACCTTCGGGCGCGGATTCAGCAGGTCAATCGTTCGATCTTTTCGCTGGCGGCGTCTTCGCCGGAAGGTTCGGCCTCAAGATCCCGGGCCTCCACAACGTGCGGAATGCTGTCGCGGCGCTCGCTGCGGCGGCTCAGGGATTCGGGATACCCCTGGGAACCCTGGGACCGGCCTTGCCGCAGTTCGAAGGAGTGCGACGCCGTCAGGATCTCGTCTTCGAGGTCGATGGCCTCCGCGTCTATGACGATTTCGCGCATCACCCCACCGCAGTGGACGAGACGCTGAAAGGGCTCCGGACCAAGCACGCATCAGGGCGCCTGTGGGCGGTCTTCGAGCCACGGAGCGCCACAGCTTGCAGAGGGCTGCACCAGCAGGCCTATGAACACGCCTTCGATGCAGCGGACAGGATCGTTCTGGCACCACTCGGCCGCTCCGACATCCCTGCAGACGAACAGCTCGACCGCCCTCGCCTCGCCGCAGCGCTCAAGTCCCGAGGAAAAGACGCAGACGCCGCGACGTCGATCGATGCGATCGTCGATTCGATCGCACGAGATGCACTCCCTGGTGACACCATCGCGCTGCTATCGAACGGCAGCTTCGGCGGTATTCACGAAAAGCTGCGCGCCAGGCTCGCGAAGAAGCAAGACGAGGGTTGA
- a CDS encoding MXAN_5187 family protein: MLLSRFWYGVLALALGAAVFMLFVAAEVYNRVGNRAMSESLSADSSAVEWYLNDDARKRSALLIRPSLNTDLRAALAKASTEVKPGAEVREKARKALRGDVDEFPADLKFDAVWAVDAGGRVIAAVGFEHREDWELGGYPAVADALHGWIRDDAWVWKGRIYRVTTRPVEQEVNGDPVGAVIGAKIVDDMFARAVSKRTGAAIAFYAEGARVASGAPEGFDKANLDQITQDLKLLDDNKDYKEKGRTEVRVIGAHLGVVYARLAGEAWELGAGYAVGRLAAAVDSPAGFLDLATNDDKAKVPTIFILLVVVAAAGLGLLFSLLEHTRPLQVFRAEAIRLAKGEIDVLAPSRFRGAYKKIAAELNDGIEKVAAKGGAPRKAADLEQVLGPIPAQPAMSAFAVPDTSGPVSQPRSGPQRPPLSGRGAGPRPPGAIGGGPSSGRSDEAAVELQSEPPAAIGGPPRPPPPRRPAPPRPPGAELSEPGVAQEAPGEAHEEGQAVDELTEWRAVYEEFRTVKQQCGEPVDSLTFEKFKATLQRNKDALVSRHQCSRVKFTVYVKDGKAALKASPVK, translated from the coding sequence ATGCTGCTCTCCCGATTCTGGTACGGCGTGCTCGCCCTCGCACTGGGCGCAGCCGTGTTCATGCTGTTCGTCGCGGCCGAGGTGTACAACCGTGTCGGCAATCGCGCCATGAGCGAGTCACTGAGCGCCGACTCGAGTGCGGTCGAGTGGTACCTCAACGACGACGCGCGGAAGCGCTCAGCGCTTCTGATCCGACCGTCGCTCAACACCGATCTTCGCGCCGCGCTCGCCAAGGCCTCGACGGAGGTCAAGCCGGGTGCCGAGGTCCGCGAGAAGGCACGCAAGGCGCTGCGCGGCGACGTCGACGAGTTCCCGGCCGATCTGAAATTCGACGCCGTCTGGGCCGTCGATGCAGGTGGCCGCGTCATCGCAGCGGTGGGCTTCGAGCACCGCGAGGACTGGGAGCTCGGCGGCTACCCGGCGGTCGCTGACGCGCTTCATGGCTGGATCCGGGACGATGCGTGGGTGTGGAAGGGTCGGATCTACCGGGTGACGACCAGGCCGGTAGAGCAGGAGGTCAACGGCGATCCCGTAGGGGCTGTGATCGGCGCCAAGATCGTCGATGACATGTTCGCCCGCGCTGTCTCGAAGCGGACCGGCGCCGCGATCGCTTTCTACGCAGAGGGTGCGCGTGTGGCCTCCGGGGCGCCGGAAGGCTTCGACAAAGCGAACCTCGACCAGATCACCCAGGACCTGAAGCTGCTCGACGACAACAAGGACTACAAGGAGAAGGGCCGCACGGAGGTGCGCGTCATCGGTGCCCATCTCGGCGTCGTCTATGCGCGGCTCGCTGGTGAAGCGTGGGAGCTCGGCGCCGGCTATGCGGTCGGAAGGCTGGCCGCTGCCGTGGACTCCCCGGCAGGATTTCTGGACCTCGCCACCAATGACGACAAGGCGAAGGTGCCGACGATCTTCATCCTGCTCGTGGTCGTCGCCGCAGCGGGACTCGGCTTGCTGTTCTCGCTCCTCGAACACACCCGTCCGCTGCAGGTTTTCCGAGCCGAAGCCATTCGACTGGCCAAAGGTGAGATCGACGTCCTCGCGCCGAGTCGTTTCCGGGGCGCGTACAAGAAGATCGCGGCAGAACTCAACGACGGCATCGAGAAGGTCGCGGCGAAGGGTGGCGCTCCGAGAAAAGCTGCGGACCTCGAGCAAGTGCTGGGACCCATCCCTGCACAGCCAGCGATGAGCGCCTTTGCCGTGCCCGACACCTCTGGTCCCGTGAGCCAGCCGCGCTCCGGACCGCAACGTCCTCCGTTGAGCGGACGAGGTGCTGGCCCACGACCTCCGGGAGCCATCGGCGGTGGTCCCTCTTCGGGCCGCTCGGACGAGGCCGCCGTCGAGCTTCAATCCGAACCTCCGGCCGCCATCGGCGGCCCGCCCCGGCCTCCGCCTCCCCGACGCCCAGCACCCCCTCGGCCTCCTGGGGCAGAACTCTCGGAGCCAGGCGTGGCGCAGGAAGCTCCTGGTGAAGCTCACGAGGAAGGCCAAGCCGTCGATGAGCTCACCGAATGGCGTGCTGTCTACGAAGAGTTCCGTACCGTGAAGCAGCAGTGCGGAGAGCCCGTCGATTCGCTGACGTTCGAGAAATTCAAGGCAACGCTGCAGCGCAACAAGGACGCGCTGGTGAGCCGCCACCAGTGCTCGCGGGTCAAGTTCACGGTGTATGTGAAAGACGGCAAGGCAGCGTTGAAGGCATCACCGGTGAAGTGA